One window from the genome of Alnus glutinosa chromosome 13, dhAlnGlut1.1, whole genome shotgun sequence encodes:
- the LOC133854044 gene encoding E3 ubiquitin ligase PARAQUAT TOLERANCE 3-like isoform X1: MAVYYKFKSAKDYDSIPLDGPFISVGTLKEKIFESKHLGRGTDFDLVVTNAQTNEEYLDEAMLIPKNTSVLIRRVPGRPRMPIIIGQEPKVENKADDLELEKSSLQVTDASTMKYPDDSEWDEFGNDLYAIPEVLPVQSSNSIPEAPAPNIADEDSKIKALIETPALDWQRQGPEGFGPGRGFGRGIGGRMGGRGFGRAGFERKTPPQGYVCHRCKVPGHFIQHCPTNGDPNFDIKRVKPPTGIPKSMLIATSDGSYALPNGTVAVLKPNEAAFEKEIEGLPSTRSVGELPPELHCPLCKEVMKDAVLTSKCCFESFCDRCIRDNIISKSVCVCGAKNILADDLLPNKTLRDTINRILEGGGNSSAENAGSTFQVQDMESARCPQPKIPSPTLSAASKGEQKPSPVNEQTPKIHEAAVEGKAAVAPQQPAERARTSKAADMSEATHESASVREPAASQGSAPLAEEEVQQKMATGEAGKRKKKKKVRVPANDVQWKTPQDFAAESYMMPYGPAAFNNPYWAGMQPGMDGYMAPGYGAMPYTGGYGLGPFDMPFGGIVPQDPFGGQGYMFPHVPPQRDLSEFTMGMNAPPPIMSREEFEARKADLRRKRENERRSEREFPKDREFGREVSSSGDVPSMKLKSKPIPPPSSADHHRHRSERSPDRSTREIEPPLRPAKRKSDHHHDRDYDRDYRDHDHDHERDRHHHHRSESSARATPETSSKTAPTAAVDRKHKVSVFSRISFPAEEVSKKRKLSTSAEAPPATHHQKASANGCYDDYKLASTKAASVTSGGGGRKSSGVDYESSDDDRHFKRKPSRYEPSPPPPLQAEWEEDARHHSRGSRERERERSKHR; the protein is encoded by the exons ATGGCGGTGTATTATAAATTTAAGAGTGCAAAAGATTATGATTCAATTCCCTTGGATGGTCCTTTCATCTCAGTTGGtactttgaaagaaaaaatttttGAATCCAAGCACTTGGGCAGGGGTACTGATTTCGACCTTGTGGTCACCAACGCCCAGACTAATGAAG AGTATCTTGATGAAGCAATGTTGATTCCTAAAAATACCTCAGTTTTAATTCGTCGAGTTCCTGGACGGCCACGTATGCCCATTATTATTGGACAAGA gcCAAAGGTAGAGAATAAGGCGGATGATCTTGAACTAGAAAAAAGTAGCTTACAAGTTACTGATGCTTCTACCATGAAATAT CCTGATGACTCAGAGTGGGATGAATTTGGGAATGATTTGTATGCGATTCCTGAAGTTCTACCTGTGCAGTCAAGCAATTCAATTCCGGAAGCTCCTGCTCCTAATATAGCTGATGAGGATAGCAAGATTAAAGCTCTAATTGAAACTCCAGCCTTGGACTGGCAACG TCAAGGTCCTGAAGGCTTTGGCCCTGGCAGAGGTTTTGGGAGGGGTATAGGTGGTAGAATGGGTGGACGTGGTTTTG GTCGAGCAGGGTTTGAGCGGAAAACACCTCCTCAGGGCTATGTATGCCACAGGTGCAAGGTACCTG GGCACTTTATTCAGCACTGCCCTACGAATGGTGATCCCAATTTTGACATCAAAAGGGTGAAGCCACCAACTGGTATACCGAAGTCCATGCTGATTGCTACCTCAGATGGTTCATATGCATTGCCAAATGGTACAGTTGCTGTCTTGAAACCAAACGA GGCTGcttttgagaaagaaattgaAGGGTTACCATCCACGCGTTCTGTTGGTGAGCTACCACCTGAGCTCCACTGCCCTTTGTGCAAGGAAGTAATGAAAGATGCTGTATTGACGAGCAAGTGTTGTTTTGAGAGCTTTTGTGATAGAT GTATCAGGGACAACATTATCTCGAAGTCAGTGTGTGTATGTGGGGCAAAAAATATTCTTGCAGATGATCTACTCCCAAACAAGACACTCAGGGATACAATCAACCGTATATTGGAGGGGGGTGGTAACAGCAGTGCTGAAAATGCTGGAAGTACTTTTCAAGTTCAAG ATATGGAGTCTGCTCGTTGTCCGCAGCCCAAAATTCCATCCCCGACTTTATCTGCTGCATCAAAGGGTGAACAAAAGCCATCACCTGTTAATGAACAAACTCCGAAGATACATGAGGCTGCAGTTGAGGGAAAGGCTGCTGTCGCCCCACAGCAGCCTGCAGAGAGAGCAAGGACTTCAAAAGCAGCTGATATGTCTGAAGCTACACATGAGTCAGCGAGCGTCAGGGAACCAGCAGCATCACAAGGAAGTGCTCCATTGGCTGAGGAAGAAGTGCAGCAGAAGATGGCTACTGGTGAAGCTG gaaagagaaagaaaaagaagaaagtccGTGTGCCTGCAAATG atGTGCAGTGGAAAACCCCTCAAGACTTTGCAGCCGAGAGTTATATGATGCCTTATGGTCCTGCTGCTTTTAATAATCCATACTGGGCTGGAATGCAACCTGGTATGGATGGGTATATGGCACCAGGATATGGTGCCATGCCTTATACGGGTGGTTATGGACTAGGCCCATTTGACATGCCTTTTGGTGGTATTGTGCCACAGGACCCATTTGGTGGACAAGGCTATATGTTCCCTCATGTTCCACCTCAAAG GGATCTTTCAGAGTTCACTATGGGTATGAATGCTCCACCTCCAATCATGAGCAGAGAGGAATTTGAGGCACGGAAAGCTGATTTGAGGAGGAAGCGTGAAAATGAGAGACGGAGTGAAAG GGAGTTTCCCAAGGATCGGGAATTTGGTAGGGAAGTGAGCAGCAGTGGTGATGTCCCTTCAATGAAATTGAAATCT AAGCCTATTCCCCCTCCATCAAGTGCCGACCACCACCGCCACCGATCCGAGAGATCCCCAGACCGGTCTACACGTGAGATCGAACCACCACTGCGCCCGGCCAAGAGAAAATCCGATCACCATCATGATCGTGACTATGATCGCGACTATCGTGACCACGACCACGACCATGAGCGCgaccgccaccaccaccaccgttCGGAGTCTTCTGCCCGAGCCACTCCGGAAACGTCCTCCAAAACTGCCCCAACAGCTGCTGTAGACCGCAAACACAAGGTCAGCGTCTTCTCGCGCATAAGCTTCCCAGCCGAAGAAGTCAGCAAGAAGAGAAAGCTCTCGACCTCAGCAGAGGCACCCCCTGCTACGCATCATCAAAAGGCGTCAGCAAATGGTTGTTATGATGACTACAAATTGGCATCGACTAAGGCGGCTTCAGTGACTAGCGGTGGTGGAGGG
- the LOC133854044 gene encoding E3 ubiquitin ligase PARAQUAT TOLERANCE 3-like isoform X2 has protein sequence MAVYYKFKSAKDYDSIPLDGPFISVGTLKEKIFESKHLGRGTDFDLVVTNAQTNEEYLDEAMLIPKNTSVLIRRVPGRPRMPIIIGQEPKVENKADDLELEKSSLQVTDASTMKYPDDSEWDEFGNDLYAIPEVLPVQSSNSIPEAPAPNIADEDSKIKALIETPALDWQRQGPEGFGPGRGFGRGIGGRMGGRGFGFERKTPPQGYVCHRCKVPGHFIQHCPTNGDPNFDIKRVKPPTGIPKSMLIATSDGSYALPNGTVAVLKPNEAAFEKEIEGLPSTRSVGELPPELHCPLCKEVMKDAVLTSKCCFESFCDRCIRDNIISKSVCVCGAKNILADDLLPNKTLRDTINRILEGGGNSSAENAGSTFQVQDMESARCPQPKIPSPTLSAASKGEQKPSPVNEQTPKIHEAAVEGKAAVAPQQPAERARTSKAADMSEATHESASVREPAASQGSAPLAEEEVQQKMATGEAGKRKKKKKVRVPANDVQWKTPQDFAAESYMMPYGPAAFNNPYWAGMQPGMDGYMAPGYGAMPYTGGYGLGPFDMPFGGIVPQDPFGGQGYMFPHVPPQRDLSEFTMGMNAPPPIMSREEFEARKADLRRKRENERRSEREFPKDREFGREVSSSGDVPSMKLKSKPIPPPSSADHHRHRSERSPDRSTREIEPPLRPAKRKSDHHHDRDYDRDYRDHDHDHERDRHHHHRSESSARATPETSSKTAPTAAVDRKHKVSVFSRISFPAEEVSKKRKLSTSAEAPPATHHQKASANGCYDDYKLASTKAASVTSGGGGRKSSGVDYESSDDDRHFKRKPSRYEPSPPPPLQAEWEEDARHHSRGSRERERERSKHR, from the exons ATGGCGGTGTATTATAAATTTAAGAGTGCAAAAGATTATGATTCAATTCCCTTGGATGGTCCTTTCATCTCAGTTGGtactttgaaagaaaaaatttttGAATCCAAGCACTTGGGCAGGGGTACTGATTTCGACCTTGTGGTCACCAACGCCCAGACTAATGAAG AGTATCTTGATGAAGCAATGTTGATTCCTAAAAATACCTCAGTTTTAATTCGTCGAGTTCCTGGACGGCCACGTATGCCCATTATTATTGGACAAGA gcCAAAGGTAGAGAATAAGGCGGATGATCTTGAACTAGAAAAAAGTAGCTTACAAGTTACTGATGCTTCTACCATGAAATAT CCTGATGACTCAGAGTGGGATGAATTTGGGAATGATTTGTATGCGATTCCTGAAGTTCTACCTGTGCAGTCAAGCAATTCAATTCCGGAAGCTCCTGCTCCTAATATAGCTGATGAGGATAGCAAGATTAAAGCTCTAATTGAAACTCCAGCCTTGGACTGGCAACG TCAAGGTCCTGAAGGCTTTGGCCCTGGCAGAGGTTTTGGGAGGGGTATAGGTGGTAGAATGGGTGGACGTGGTTTTG GGTTTGAGCGGAAAACACCTCCTCAGGGCTATGTATGCCACAGGTGCAAGGTACCTG GGCACTTTATTCAGCACTGCCCTACGAATGGTGATCCCAATTTTGACATCAAAAGGGTGAAGCCACCAACTGGTATACCGAAGTCCATGCTGATTGCTACCTCAGATGGTTCATATGCATTGCCAAATGGTACAGTTGCTGTCTTGAAACCAAACGA GGCTGcttttgagaaagaaattgaAGGGTTACCATCCACGCGTTCTGTTGGTGAGCTACCACCTGAGCTCCACTGCCCTTTGTGCAAGGAAGTAATGAAAGATGCTGTATTGACGAGCAAGTGTTGTTTTGAGAGCTTTTGTGATAGAT GTATCAGGGACAACATTATCTCGAAGTCAGTGTGTGTATGTGGGGCAAAAAATATTCTTGCAGATGATCTACTCCCAAACAAGACACTCAGGGATACAATCAACCGTATATTGGAGGGGGGTGGTAACAGCAGTGCTGAAAATGCTGGAAGTACTTTTCAAGTTCAAG ATATGGAGTCTGCTCGTTGTCCGCAGCCCAAAATTCCATCCCCGACTTTATCTGCTGCATCAAAGGGTGAACAAAAGCCATCACCTGTTAATGAACAAACTCCGAAGATACATGAGGCTGCAGTTGAGGGAAAGGCTGCTGTCGCCCCACAGCAGCCTGCAGAGAGAGCAAGGACTTCAAAAGCAGCTGATATGTCTGAAGCTACACATGAGTCAGCGAGCGTCAGGGAACCAGCAGCATCACAAGGAAGTGCTCCATTGGCTGAGGAAGAAGTGCAGCAGAAGATGGCTACTGGTGAAGCTG gaaagagaaagaaaaagaagaaagtccGTGTGCCTGCAAATG atGTGCAGTGGAAAACCCCTCAAGACTTTGCAGCCGAGAGTTATATGATGCCTTATGGTCCTGCTGCTTTTAATAATCCATACTGGGCTGGAATGCAACCTGGTATGGATGGGTATATGGCACCAGGATATGGTGCCATGCCTTATACGGGTGGTTATGGACTAGGCCCATTTGACATGCCTTTTGGTGGTATTGTGCCACAGGACCCATTTGGTGGACAAGGCTATATGTTCCCTCATGTTCCACCTCAAAG GGATCTTTCAGAGTTCACTATGGGTATGAATGCTCCACCTCCAATCATGAGCAGAGAGGAATTTGAGGCACGGAAAGCTGATTTGAGGAGGAAGCGTGAAAATGAGAGACGGAGTGAAAG GGAGTTTCCCAAGGATCGGGAATTTGGTAGGGAAGTGAGCAGCAGTGGTGATGTCCCTTCAATGAAATTGAAATCT AAGCCTATTCCCCCTCCATCAAGTGCCGACCACCACCGCCACCGATCCGAGAGATCCCCAGACCGGTCTACACGTGAGATCGAACCACCACTGCGCCCGGCCAAGAGAAAATCCGATCACCATCATGATCGTGACTATGATCGCGACTATCGTGACCACGACCACGACCATGAGCGCgaccgccaccaccaccaccgttCGGAGTCTTCTGCCCGAGCCACTCCGGAAACGTCCTCCAAAACTGCCCCAACAGCTGCTGTAGACCGCAAACACAAGGTCAGCGTCTTCTCGCGCATAAGCTTCCCAGCCGAAGAAGTCAGCAAGAAGAGAAAGCTCTCGACCTCAGCAGAGGCACCCCCTGCTACGCATCATCAAAAGGCGTCAGCAAATGGTTGTTATGATGACTACAAATTGGCATCGACTAAGGCGGCTTCAGTGACTAGCGGTGGTGGAGGG